The following coding sequences are from one Paenibacillus tundrae window:
- a CDS encoding DUF4153 domain-containing protein translates to MIKKILDSPNRALITLCSALVLAIVHQYLFFDKGVGVSYPLFVVLFYGYMFVFARDRVKAFAWVDLFIASVVLLLSLTFALFDNELFHALNFLTVPGLIILHMAYLIGRKQTQWWKISLIGLAVDHLLPQSIRHWPTIGRTLMKKGGRKLANKQKVVVTKVFIGLIVSLPILIVVVGLLTSADGIFNQYLSGIPTWLNDLTLTPGLPRVIWIIIASVFFFSYVWGFVQPMEYESERRENAHWKNQSVALPLAQRDDDGENSDSVLVSPSYEGTTPDSNLSKPHLVEPLRLDPIIIGTVLFVINSVYLLFVFVQFSYLFGAGVGNLPSELSYAEYARSGFIELVLVTGINFFILVIALQFTRSGGKISTIVHQVLLTLLIVCSAVMLYSAFMRLSLYEEAYGYTYIRFLVHAFMIFLALLLLIAGLRIRYTTIPLIRCYIILTLTAYVAMNYVGMDNQIAERNIERYHQSGQIDADYLANLSADAVPQLKQFADESYPELHELLLLNQSQYLLEKNDRSWSSFNVSRYTASRELAELRKQ, encoded by the coding sequence ATGATTAAGAAAATATTGGATTCACCCAATCGTGCGTTAATTACGCTATGTTCTGCGTTGGTACTGGCTATTGTGCATCAGTATCTATTTTTTGACAAAGGGGTAGGTGTATCCTATCCACTGTTTGTTGTGCTTTTCTATGGTTATATGTTTGTATTTGCGAGAGATCGAGTAAAGGCATTTGCTTGGGTAGATCTGTTCATCGCGAGTGTAGTGTTGTTATTATCTTTAACTTTTGCGTTGTTCGATAATGAACTGTTTCATGCGCTCAATTTCCTAACTGTACCGGGATTAATTATTTTACATATGGCTTATCTGATTGGCCGGAAGCAGACACAATGGTGGAAGATTAGTTTAATTGGTTTAGCTGTGGATCATCTGCTGCCTCAATCTATACGCCATTGGCCGACCATCGGAAGAACTCTGATGAAAAAAGGTGGACGCAAGCTGGCTAACAAGCAGAAAGTTGTTGTTACCAAAGTATTCATTGGTTTAATCGTATCGCTGCCCATCCTAATCGTCGTAGTGGGGTTGCTAACCTCTGCCGATGGCATCTTTAATCAATATTTATCTGGAATTCCAACATGGCTGAACGATTTAACGTTGACACCCGGTCTACCAAGGGTGATCTGGATTATCATTGCAAGTGTGTTCTTCTTTAGCTACGTATGGGGATTTGTACAACCGATGGAGTATGAGTCGGAGAGGCGAGAGAACGCTCATTGGAAAAATCAGTCCGTAGCACTTCCGCTCGCGCAGCGTGATGATGATGGAGAGAACTCGGATTCAGTCCTGGTGAGCCCATCCTATGAAGGAACAACACCGGATTCGAATCTTTCGAAACCTCACCTCGTGGAACCGTTACGGCTAGATCCAATCATTATTGGAACCGTGTTATTCGTGATCAACAGTGTATATCTGTTATTTGTTTTTGTTCAATTCTCTTATCTCTTCGGGGCAGGCGTGGGTAATCTGCCTTCAGAATTGTCGTATGCGGAGTATGCCAGAAGTGGATTCATTGAACTTGTTCTGGTGACAGGCATTAACTTCTTCATTCTCGTTATTGCACTGCAATTTACACGATCAGGCGGCAAAATAAGCACCATCGTACATCAGGTATTGCTGACGTTGTTGATTGTGTGTTCTGCTGTCATGCTGTATTCGGCCTTCATGCGCCTTAGTCTCTATGAAGAGGCGTATGGATATACGTATATCCGATTCCTTGTGCATGCATTTATGATCTTTCTTGCACTCTTGTTGTTGATCGCGGGTTTACGTATTCGGTACACAACGATTCCTCTAATCCGCTGTTATATCATACTGACACTCACAGCATATGTGGCAATGAACTACGTGGGGATGGATAACCAGATTGCAGAACGTAACATCGAGCGCTATCACCAATCGGGTCAGATTGATGCAGATTATTTGGCTAATCTATCAGCAGATGCGGTTCCACAATTAAAGCAATTTGCTGATGAGAGTTACCCGGAGCTTCACGAGCTGCTGCTGTTGAACCAATCACAGTATTTATTAGAAAAGAATGACCGCTCATGGTCTTCGTTTAACGTATCGAGATACACCGCGTCACGTGAATTAGCAGAGCTTCGGAAGCAGTAA
- the yidC gene encoding membrane protein insertase YidC: protein MDQQSNKGFTFTSGRGRTYGLIAILFAVMLLAGCSNNVSEINSTTPGFFNHYIVFPLSYLIQHIATIFNGSYGVAIIAITLIIRLALLPLMMRQAKSQQGTRVIMNAMKPELDAIKKKYEGKNDAVDRQKLSQETMELYKKHKFNPLNIGCLPLLIQLPILSGIYTAIRLTPELSSHSFLWFKLGAPDYVLAVVVAVIYLIQAKVSQANMAPEQRKQFAIMGYLSPLMMAFFSLSAPAAMPLYWTIGGSFLVLQTLLFRKLYPVEHPQETPVAPVKNVHNKKAKTTKTVKPAKPAKS, encoded by the coding sequence ATGGATCAACAATCAAACAAGGGATTCACTTTTACATCGGGCAGGGGACGGACGTATGGGCTGATTGCGATTTTATTCGCAGTTATGTTATTGGCCGGATGTAGCAACAATGTATCGGAGATTAATTCGACGACACCGGGATTCTTTAATCACTATATCGTGTTCCCGCTGTCTTACCTGATTCAACACATCGCAACGATCTTTAATGGGAGCTATGGAGTTGCCATTATCGCGATTACACTGATCATTCGATTAGCCTTATTGCCTCTGATGATGCGTCAAGCGAAGTCTCAACAAGGCACACGTGTTATCATGAACGCCATGAAGCCAGAGCTTGATGCGATTAAGAAGAAGTATGAGGGCAAGAATGATGCGGTTGATCGTCAGAAGTTATCCCAGGAGACGATGGAGTTATACAAGAAGCATAAGTTCAATCCACTGAATATTGGCTGTCTACCACTTCTGATTCAGTTGCCGATTCTGTCAGGGATATACACTGCAATTCGGCTTACGCCGGAACTGTCGTCACATTCCTTCTTGTGGTTTAAGCTTGGTGCACCAGACTATGTACTTGCTGTTGTTGTAGCGGTCATTTATCTCATTCAAGCGAAGGTATCTCAAGCAAATATGGCACCTGAACAGCGTAAGCAGTTCGCCATTATGGGTTACCTCTCTCCGTTGATGATGGCGTTCTTCTCCTTATCAGCACCTGCTGCAATGCCGCTGTATTGGACGATCGGTGGCTCGTTCTTGGTATTACAAACGTTATTGTTCCGCAAACTGTACCCAGTTGAACATCCGCAGGAGACACCCGTTGCTCCGGTGAAGAACGTTCATAACAAAAAGGCGAAAACGACCAAAACCGTTAAACCTGCGAAACCAGCAAAATCATAA
- a CDS encoding helix-turn-helix transcriptional regulator, producing the protein MNIHIGRKEQSITNLEKETWTSRTYREAALQHILTRIPYDAYCFTTVDPHTLLSTGAVTEDGIEAIHDHLFLNEYTEEDLHKYADMIRSGKHTAILRAALDETTERSARYETILKPAGFSDELRAVLICDGACWGYLTLYRRTETALFTEEERVLLQDWTGSLARMLRKTQQSLMDEILSGSPQEPGIMVVSDAFKLLSLNEAAEHWLTQLRALEQLDDNVIPRPVRAVSSHLLSRLLRPSNLNTSSEPRAAFTSQSKACIQLLDGRYLVLHASRMRTLDGSGQIAIRLEQAMPQDLLPLLADSHGLSDRERELLGYVLRSYSSKEIAAAMFISAYTVQDHLKSIFAKTGVYSRRELIWFFVSRFHLSDNQMN; encoded by the coding sequence ATGAACATACATATCGGACGTAAAGAGCAATCCATCACCAATCTTGAAAAAGAAACCTGGACCTCTCGTACTTACCGCGAGGCTGCTCTCCAACATATCCTAACTCGGATCCCTTATGATGCATATTGCTTCACAACGGTTGATCCCCATACCCTTCTCTCGACAGGTGCCGTTACGGAAGATGGCATTGAGGCCATACACGATCATCTTTTCTTGAATGAATATACTGAAGAAGACCTCCATAAATATGCGGATATGATTCGTTCAGGCAAGCATACGGCTATTCTTCGCGCCGCTTTGGATGAAACAACTGAACGAAGTGCTCGCTACGAAACGATTTTGAAACCAGCGGGATTCAGTGATGAGCTACGTGCTGTCTTGATCTGTGATGGGGCTTGCTGGGGATACCTAACCTTATATCGCAGGACGGAAACTGCCCTATTTACGGAGGAGGAACGTGTACTTTTGCAGGACTGGACAGGCTCTCTTGCAAGAATGCTTCGTAAGACTCAGCAGAGTCTTATGGATGAGATTCTGAGCGGGAGTCCTCAAGAACCGGGGATTATGGTAGTCTCGGATGCTTTTAAGTTGTTGTCGCTGAATGAAGCTGCCGAACATTGGCTGACACAATTACGTGCTCTGGAGCAATTAGACGATAATGTCATTCCCCGTCCAGTCCGTGCTGTCAGTTCTCATCTACTAAGTCGACTACTTCGTCCATCTAATCTGAATACGAGTTCCGAACCTCGTGCAGCCTTTACCTCGCAGTCCAAGGCCTGCATCCAACTGTTGGATGGTCGGTATCTCGTGCTTCATGCTAGCCGTATGCGGACACTAGACGGCTCTGGACAGATTGCTATCCGTTTGGAACAAGCCATGCCACAGGATTTACTCCCCTTACTGGCAGACAGTCACGGGTTATCTGATCGTGAACGTGAGCTACTTGGATACGTTCTTCGCAGCTATTCCTCCAAAGAAATCGCTGCCGCGATGTTCATCTCGGCGTATACCGTACAGGATCATCTAAAATCTATTTTTGCGAAAACAGGTGTCTATTCACGCCGTGAGCTAATCTGGTTTTTCGTTTCCCGTTTTCATCTAAGCGACAATCAAATGAATTAA